The following are encoded together in the Candida orthopsilosis Co 90-125, chromosome 5 draft sequence genome:
- a CDS encoding Prs1 protein (S. cerevisiae homolog PRS1 has ribose phosphate diphosphokinase activity, has role in cell wall organization, 5-phosphoribose 1-diphosphate biosynthetic process and localizes to cytoplasm), giving the protein MRKCKIFVGSSHPELGQLVCERLGVEPAPCTLKKFSNGETSVQIGVSVRDEDVYIIQSGSSNINDHIMELLILISACRGGSANKITAVIPQFPYSKQSKMKKHRGAITARMLANLLVMAGADHVVSMDLHASQMQGFFTVPVDNLFGAPTLARWIRHNIEAWETSVVVSKNPGGTKRVTALADSLKINFAMIHTDRRRTQDEYAKKKALKRAKIVNDDGAEAYEEDNIVNELQTARIVQGHVVDDDYQCKDSKVNNDSANGDHLTNSNIIDSDVLGGSYDAANSDDEDEPLVEEKLITLVGDVKDKVAIILDDMIDKPNSFIAAAEHLRLNCGARAVYVVGTHGVFNDSCLERLTDSGCIDKIVVTNTYPIPKEQIEQHKDKLVVIDVSPIFAECIRRDHFGESISVLFDSLAAID; this is encoded by the coding sequence AGTCCAGATTGGTGTCAGTGTGAGAGACGAGGATGTATACATTATTCAAAGCGGCTCATCAAACATAAATGATCACATTATGGAGCTTTTAATCTTGATAAGTGCCTGTCGTGGGGGAAGTGCAAACAAAATTACAGCCGTTATTCCTCAATTTCCTTACAGCAAGCAGAGTAAAATGAAGAAGCATAGAGGCGCAATCACCGCCAGAATGTTAGCCAACTTATTAGTAATGGCTGGGGCTGACCATGTTGTCAGCATGGATCTCCATGCTAGTCAAATGCAAGGTTTCTTTACGGTTCCTGTGGATAATTTATTTGGCGCCCCCACTTTGGCTAGATGGATTCGTCACAACATAGAAGCTTGGGAGACCTCAGTTGTTGTATCAAAGAATCCTGGTGGAACCAAAAGGGTGACTGCTTTGGCTGACAGTTTAAAGATTAATTTCGCAATGATTCACACGGATAGAAGAAGAACTCAGGATGAATATGCCAAAAAGAAGGCCTTAAAGAGGGCAAAGATAGTTAATGATGATGGCGCTGAAGCATACGAGGAAGACAATATTGTAAATGAATTACAAACTGCCCGAATTGTCCAGGGTCACGTTGTTGACGATGATTATCAATGCAAGGACTCGAAAGTCAATAATGATAGTGCCAATGGCGATCACTTAACCAACTCAAACATTATTGATAGCGACGTTTTAGGTGGATCTTATGATGCTGCCAattctgatgatgaggacGAACCCTTAGTCGaagagaaattgatcaCCTTGGTAGGTGATGTTAAGGACAAGGTTGCCATCATTTTGGATGATATGATCGACAAGCCAAATTCCTTTATTGCCGCTGCTGAGCATTTGAGGCTAAACTGTGGAGCTAGGGCCGTTTATGTCGTAGGAACTCATGGTGTTTTTAATGACTCTTGTTTGGAACGTTTGACTGATTCCGGATGCATTGATAAGATCGTAGTGACAAATACTTACCCCATTCCAAAggaacaaattgaacaacacAAAGATAAACTTGTGGTTATTGATGTTTCACCAATTTTTGCTGAATGTATTAGAAGAGATCACTTTGGAGAGTCTATTTCGGTTTTGTTTGACTCTTTAGCGGCTATAGATTAG
- a CDS encoding Grp2 methylglyoxal reductase (incomplete, gene starts within a gap in the genome sequence; similar to C. parapsilosis CPAR2_304270 and C. albicans GRP2): SYAAVAGFADLATPGKEANEDSWNPITWEQSLENSLNGYVGSKKLAEKTVWKFVEENKPKWEVSIINPVYVFGPQAFEVKDKSKLNLSNEVINSILTAGKKKEEPQQVVCYFIDVRDVAKAHIFGFEKKEVVGQRLLLAEAPFTSAEIYDIIEKDFPHLKSELPKLDKSKGPKFEDSESIINNEKTRKILGFEFIDLKKSVDDTIAQLQ; the protein is encoded by the coding sequence ATCATACGCTGCGGTTGCAGGTTTTGCGGACTTGGCCACTCCAGGTAAAGAAGCTAATGAAGATTCATGGAATCCAATCACTTGGGAACAATCTTTGGAAAATTCATTAAACGGCTACGTTGGATCAAAAAAACTTGCTGAAAAGACAGTTTGGAAATTCgttgaagaaaacaaaccaaaatGGGAGGTTAGCATCATTAACCCCGTTTATGTGTTTGGTCCACAAGCTTTTGAAGTCAAAGACAAGTCCAAATTAAACTTATCAAACGAAGTTATCAACAGTATTTTGACTGCGGGTAAGAAGAAGGAGGAGCCACAACAAGTTGTCTGCTATTTTATTGATGTCAGGGATGTCGCAAAAGCTCATATTTTTGGctttgaaaagaaggaagtTGTTGGTCAGAGATTGCTTTTGGCCGAGGCTCCATTCACCTCTGCAGAAATCTACGAcatcattgaaaaggaCTTCCCCCATTTGAAGTCAGAATTACCTAAATTGGATAAATCGAAGGGCccaaaatttgaagataGTGAGAGtattatcaacaacgaaaaaacaagaaagatCTTGGGCTTTGAATTTAtcgatttgaaaaagtcgGTTGACGATACCATTGCGCAATTACAATAA